Proteins from a single region of Pseudopedobacter saltans DSM 12145:
- a CDS encoding acetylxylan esterase, translating into MLKDIFSKYGIVGIWLICFCISLGATSQPKPQDLTIELSLNNNDWIYNIGEQVSVSGVVKYKGKSLDSVKVKYDIGPEMLTAIIADSIIITNGSFVLQAGTMQNPGFLRCTVKVEYKGKEYREVITAAFDPNKIAPTVDMPSDFMDFWQKAIKDNREIPLDPKMTLLKDRSTEELNVYEISFQNYKLGSRIYGILCVPKSPGRYPAIFNPPGAGIHKIQGDLTTAKNGFITLQIGIHGIPLNMEPEEYKKLANTTFKRYRVEGMENKDTYYFKRVYLGCVRAIDFIYTLPEFDGENIAVTGGSQGGALTLITAALDKRIKYLAAYAPALSDLTGYLHNRAGGWPHMFKTSINNNEKLINSLQYYDAVNFAKHIRVPGLYSFGYNDETTPPTSMFSAYNSIMAPKELYVVKETGHWYNRLQTEKRADWLQNKLRKN; encoded by the coding sequence ATGTTAAAGGACATTTTTTCGAAATATGGTATTGTAGGCATATGGTTAATTTGCTTTTGTATTTCTTTAGGTGCGACGTCTCAGCCTAAACCGCAAGATCTTACAATAGAACTCTCCTTAAATAATAATGATTGGATTTATAATATAGGAGAACAGGTATCTGTGTCAGGAGTGGTTAAGTACAAAGGGAAGTCACTTGACAGTGTGAAAGTTAAATATGATATCGGTCCTGAAATGTTAACTGCGATAATAGCCGATAGTATAATTATTACCAATGGCAGTTTCGTCCTTCAGGCAGGTACCATGCAAAATCCGGGTTTTTTAAGATGTACAGTTAAGGTTGAGTATAAAGGGAAAGAATATCGAGAGGTAATAACTGCTGCTTTTGATCCTAATAAAATTGCTCCTACAGTGGATATGCCTTCAGACTTTATGGATTTTTGGCAGAAGGCTATAAAAGACAACAGGGAAATACCTTTAGATCCTAAAATGACCCTCTTAAAAGATAGATCTACAGAAGAGCTTAACGTATATGAAATTTCTTTCCAGAATTACAAACTGGGCAGTAGGATATATGGCATTTTATGTGTTCCAAAATCACCGGGGCGTTATCCGGCAATATTCAACCCTCCGGGTGCCGGAATACATAAAATTCAGGGCGACCTAACTACCGCCAAAAATGGTTTTATTACATTACAGATAGGTATACATGGAATTCCGTTAAACATGGAGCCCGAAGAATACAAAAAACTTGCTAACACTACCTTTAAAAGATACAGGGTAGAGGGAATGGAAAATAAAGACACCTATTATTTTAAGAGAGTGTATCTGGGCTGCGTAAGAGCAATTGACTTTATATATACGCTACCCGAATTTGATGGTGAAAATATAGCAGTAACTGGAGGAAGTCAGGGTGGAGCTTTAACTTTGATAACAGCTGCATTAGATAAAAGGATAAAATATTTGGCGGCCTATGCCCCTGCATTATCCGATCTTACTGGATATTTACATAATCGAGCCGGTGGCTGGCCACATATGTTTAAAACGTCTATTAATAATAATGAAAAACTAATAAATAGCTTGCAGTATTATGATGCGGTAAATTTTGCTAAACACATACGGGTGCCGGGCCTGTACAGTTTTGGATATAATGACGAAACTACACCGCCTACAAGTATGTTTTCTGCGTATAATTCAATAATGGCTCCAAAGGAATTATACGTGGTAAAAGAAACAGGGCATTGGTATAACAGATTACAAACTGAAAAGCGAGCCGATTGGTTACAAAACAAATTAAGAAAAAATTAA
- a CDS encoding GDSL-type esterase/lipase family protein codes for MKCLKYVALAFALFLCYENSIAQKPSRFQANIQKFKQLDSINPPANSPILLIGSSSFTNWKDVQSYFPEYTIINRGFGGSQFPDLIRHADDVIYPYKPKQIIIYCGDNDLMTKNATPQNVFDNFKTLYNGIRSKLGKKVNITFISIKPSPRRRHLIPRVVETNALIKSFLKKDKNAGYVDVYNKMLAADGEPIKTIFLKDSLHMNASGYDIWQKEIKPALLK; via the coding sequence ATGAAGTGTTTAAAGTACGTAGCATTAGCTTTTGCTCTTTTTTTGTGTTATGAAAACAGCATAGCACAAAAACCGTCACGTTTTCAAGCTAATATCCAGAAGTTTAAACAACTGGACAGCATTAATCCACCGGCTAACAGCCCTATTTTGCTAATTGGCAGCTCATCTTTCACTAATTGGAAAGATGTACAATCTTATTTTCCTGAATATACAATTATAAATCGAGGCTTTGGGGGATCTCAGTTTCCGGATTTGATAAGACATGCAGATGACGTTATCTACCCCTATAAACCTAAACAAATTATAATTTATTGTGGAGATAATGACTTGATGACCAAAAATGCTACACCACAAAATGTATTTGATAATTTCAAAACATTGTATAATGGTATCAGGAGTAAATTAGGGAAAAAGGTGAATATCACTTTTATTTCTATTAAGCCTAGTCCAAGAAGGCGGCATCTTATCCCTCGAGTAGTAGAAACCAATGCTTTGATAAAGAGTTTTTTAAAAAAAGATAAGAATGCCGGATATGTCGATGTCTATAATAAAATGCTGGCTGCGGACGGTGAACCCATAAAGACGATATTTTTAAAGGACAGTTTGCACATGAACGCTTCAGGCTATGATATTTGGCAAAAAGAGATAAAGCCTGCTTTATTAAAGTAG
- a CDS encoding TonB-dependent receptor produces the protein MRYKYIILIILLFISRYVKSQNLAVLEGIVSYNNSIIEKASISLINTSYYTVSESSGQFKISNIRPGKYFLRVQTDGLSDFLEEISLNAGTNYKEINLQNVINHLSEVIVTAEKRETNMQMTPSSISALDSKDVRNARIWDIKDLTAIVPNLYAANPGDLRNVVSIRGVTTTSYEPAVATYIDGVSQFSLDSYISQLNDIERIEVLRGPQSTLYGRNATGGVINIITKQPDNQTKGFAELNFGNFGLQRYAVGVRTPIVADKLYFGATGIFTRKDGFFFNEFTNSAYDDMKLSQGNYFLKYRTNKRLSFLINVKHQLQLNKGTFPLVMDKEEAFEKPFRLDQNRSSRMRDRTFNISLTAKYQHEHYVLNSQSSYQENYRFYEDPIDADFSSYDIIAIVNDFGKKWNRNKVLMHELRLSSPLYSTAKLKWNTGIYGFLLSSPLKQGTYYGSDAGMYGSPVTNFTDININSLNGYGFAGFGQIDYQLSSSLSLIAGLRYDYEHKQQQIGGMVIPEGGKQLVTRTDTSASANYGNYSPKIALNYSLSENHNFYGVYSRGFRAGGISEYSSDPSQAPLISYDSEYSNNFEIGTKNMLVGRKLKLNAALFYTQITNGQIPVLVMPEALTLIRNAAKMASKGFEFELSTIPVKGIELAYNFGYTDAHYEDLVSPDNDHGENKDLSGKKQVFTPETTSFLSLQYTYYNLSSNSKFFARLEYRHIGKQYFDLSNTIYQNDYGLLNSRLGFQYKRAEIALWGANIMDKKYISYAYDFGAIHLGNPKTYGLSLSIKI, from the coding sequence ATGAGATATAAATATATTATTCTTATAATTCTACTCTTCATATCCAGATACGTAAAATCTCAAAATTTGGCTGTATTAGAAGGGATTGTAAGCTATAACAATTCAATAATTGAAAAAGCTTCAATTTCTTTAATTAATACATCTTACTATACAGTTTCAGAATCTTCAGGGCAATTCAAAATATCGAATATTAGACCTGGTAAGTATTTTTTACGTGTACAGACTGATGGACTTTCTGATTTTTTAGAAGAAATATCATTAAACGCTGGGACCAACTATAAAGAAATCAATTTACAAAATGTCATAAACCACCTAAGTGAAGTAATAGTAACTGCAGAAAAAAGAGAAACCAATATGCAGATGACTCCATCTAGCATTAGTGCTTTAGATTCTAAAGACGTTAGAAATGCCAGGATATGGGATATAAAGGACTTAACCGCTATAGTTCCTAATTTGTATGCAGCTAATCCCGGCGATCTCAGAAATGTAGTTAGTATAAGAGGGGTAACTACAACTTCGTACGAACCAGCCGTGGCAACTTATATAGACGGAGTAAGCCAGTTTAGTTTAGATTCATATATTTCGCAGTTAAATGATATAGAAAGAATTGAAGTTTTAAGGGGGCCACAAAGTACATTGTACGGCAGAAATGCTACCGGTGGAGTAATTAATATTATTACTAAGCAGCCGGATAATCAGACCAAAGGTTTTGCCGAATTAAACTTTGGAAACTTTGGTCTCCAGCGTTATGCTGTGGGTGTAAGAACTCCAATAGTTGCTGACAAATTATATTTTGGAGCAACCGGCATATTTACTCGTAAAGACGGTTTTTTCTTTAATGAATTTACAAATTCGGCTTATGATGATATGAAGCTGAGTCAGGGCAATTATTTTTTAAAATATCGGACAAATAAACGCTTATCATTTCTTATTAATGTAAAGCATCAGCTGCAATTAAACAAAGGTACATTTCCTTTGGTTATGGACAAGGAAGAAGCTTTTGAAAAACCTTTCAGGCTAGACCAAAACAGAAGTTCTAGGATGAGAGATCGGACTTTTAATATTTCTTTGACTGCTAAGTACCAACATGAACATTATGTGTTAAATTCTCAAAGCTCTTATCAGGAAAACTATCGTTTTTACGAAGACCCGATAGATGCAGACTTTTCCAGTTATGATATTATAGCTATTGTAAATGATTTTGGCAAAAAATGGAATAGGAATAAAGTCCTTATGCATGAACTTCGGCTTTCATCTCCTTTGTATTCCACTGCCAAATTGAAATGGAATACAGGTATTTATGGGTTTTTGCTAAGTAGCCCCCTTAAACAAGGCACCTATTATGGAAGCGATGCGGGAATGTACGGTTCACCGGTAACCAATTTTACAGATATAAACATAAACAGCCTTAATGGGTATGGCTTTGCCGGATTTGGGCAAATAGATTATCAGTTATCCTCATCATTATCTTTAATTGCAGGTTTAAGATACGATTATGAACATAAGCAGCAGCAGATAGGAGGTATGGTTATTCCTGAAGGAGGTAAACAGCTGGTAACAAGAACAGATACCTCCGCTTCTGCAAATTATGGCAACTATAGTCCAAAAATAGCTTTGAACTATAGTCTGTCTGAAAATCATAATTTTTATGGTGTGTACAGCAGAGGCTTCAGAGCTGGTGGTATCAGCGAGTACTCTTCCGATCCTTCTCAGGCACCTCTTATTTCATATGATTCGGAATATAGTAATAACTTTGAAATAGGTACTAAAAATATGCTGGTGGGGAGAAAATTGAAACTTAATGCAGCTTTGTTTTATACCCAAATAACAAATGGACAAATACCTGTTCTCGTCATGCCAGAAGCATTGACATTGATTCGCAATGCTGCAAAAATGGCAAGTAAGGGTTTCGAATTTGAGTTATCAACCATTCCGGTTAAAGGTATCGAATTGGCATATAATTTTGGATATACAGATGCTCATTACGAAGATCTGGTAAGTCCAGATAATGATCACGGAGAAAATAAGGACTTAAGCGGCAAAAAGCAGGTATTTACGCCTGAAACGACCTCATTTTTATCTTTACAGTATACTTATTATAATCTGTCTTCAAATTCTAAATTTTTTGCAAGGTTAGAATACAGACATATCGGAAAACAATATTTTGATTTGTCAAATACAATTTATCAGAATGATTATGGTCTGTTAAATTCCCGTTTAGGTTTTCAGTATAAAAGAGCTGAAATAGCTCTGTGGGGTGCAAATATTATGGACAAAAAGTATATTAGCTACGCTTATGATTTCGGAGCGATACATCTGGGAAATCCAAAAACCTATGGTCTGTCACTAAGCATTAAAATTTAA
- a CDS encoding enolase C-terminal domain-like protein gives MKNIEITAVDSNFQREELNHYFGFKGGYLTELWQNIVSIKSKKGFEGIGMATQSVLYGDADVFTSTSESNGNALMYVLTNRALRKIVNRQFENPIELLDQIIPELHNEGKEITGKVGLNINFLYNALLSVDNALWLLYAYENDISTFYEMIPEAYRRAFSFRNNKVALMYLLSYDTTLEDIKKAVAEGYFIFKIKTGFPGRPEEMLQKDMDRLTEIYAILKDVKTPQTPDGKVYYTMDANGRYPNKELLAKYLEHAKTIGAFSHILFYEEPFAEENNEDVSDLGVLIAADESIHTEADAYKKLSLGYGAFVLKGIAKTLSVTAKIAKIAYDHAIPCICADLTVNPVLVDWNKNIAATLQPFPGLNMGLMETNGDLNYKNWDEMKARHPYSGEKWANVSNGVFDLNEHFYKHSGGILLVPDYYKNLFKHK, from the coding sequence ATGAAAAATATTGAAATTACTGCAGTTGACTCAAATTTCCAGCGTGAAGAACTAAATCATTATTTTGGATTTAAGGGAGGATACTTAACCGAGCTATGGCAAAATATTGTAAGTATTAAAAGTAAAAAGGGATTCGAGGGAATCGGTATGGCTACTCAAAGTGTTTTATATGGAGATGCCGATGTATTCACTTCAACTTCGGAGTCCAACGGTAATGCTTTAATGTATGTATTAACAAACCGGGCCCTAAGAAAAATTGTCAATCGTCAGTTTGAAAATCCAATAGAATTATTAGACCAGATTATTCCGGAATTACATAACGAGGGTAAGGAGATAACAGGAAAAGTTGGCTTAAATATCAACTTTCTGTATAACGCATTGCTAAGTGTAGATAACGCGTTATGGTTGCTTTACGCTTACGAAAATGATATCTCTACCTTTTATGAAATGATTCCCGAGGCTTATCGACGGGCATTTTCTTTTAGGAATAATAAAGTGGCATTGATGTATTTATTGTCTTATGATACGACATTGGAAGACATAAAAAAAGCAGTTGCAGAAGGATACTTTATTTTTAAGATAAAAACAGGTTTTCCGGGCAGACCAGAAGAAATGTTGCAAAAAGATATGGATAGACTAACGGAAATCTATGCGATTTTGAAAGATGTAAAAACTCCGCAAACACCTGATGGCAAGGTTTATTATACTATGGATGCAAATGGCAGGTATCCTAACAAAGAATTGTTAGCCAAATATTTAGAACATGCCAAAACCATTGGCGCTTTCTCGCATATTTTATTTTACGAAGAGCCATTTGCAGAGGAAAACAACGAAGATGTCTCAGATTTAGGAGTATTAATAGCGGCTGATGAGAGTATCCATACAGAAGCCGATGCTTATAAAAAACTTAGTTTAGGTTACGGTGCTTTTGTGTTAAAAGGCATTGCTAAAACACTGAGCGTGACTGCTAAAATAGCAAAAATAGCCTATGACCATGCTATACCATGTATATGTGCAGATTTAACAGTAAACCCTGTATTGGTAGATTGGAACAAGAATATAGCCGCTACTCTACAACCTTTTCCGGGTTTGAACATGGGATTAATGGAAACGAATGGCGATTTGAATTATAAAAATTGGGATGAGATGAAAGCCAGACATCCATATTCAGGCGAAAAATGGGCGAATGTCTCAAATGGAGTATTCGATTTGAACGAGCATTTTTATAAGCATTCAGGGGGAATTCTTTTAGTACCAGATTATTATAAAAACCTTTTTAAACATAAATAA
- a CDS encoding plastocyanin/azurin family copper-binding protein translates to MKQIIKLITAVVLLLVLQVLPSMGYQKFNTTEIKLSVLPGLQFSLPRFQVKPGQQVNIVFNNTDNMEHNLLIVNPGQREKIVQKAMSMGSNGAKNNYIPNDSDVLCSIPVLRNGESQTLTFKAPDKEGVYPYVCTFPGHGFIMYGAMYVSSSNTMPPIEKDKNVSPSRMKADASHVHH, encoded by the coding sequence ATGAAACAGATTATTAAACTGATTACTGCAGTAGTTCTTCTGCTTGTTTTGCAAGTTCTGCCATCTATGGGATACCAGAAATTTAATACCACGGAAATTAAGCTTAGTGTTTTGCCGGGATTACAGTTCAGCCTGCCGAGATTTCAGGTTAAACCGGGACAACAGGTTAATATAGTATTTAATAATACTGATAATATGGAGCACAATCTGCTTATTGTCAATCCTGGTCAGAGAGAAAAAATAGTACAAAAAGCAATGAGCATGGGTTCAAATGGTGCGAAGAATAATTATATCCCTAATGATAGTGATGTTTTATGCAGCATACCTGTGCTACGCAACGGAGAATCCCAAACTTTAACTTTTAAAGCGCCGGACAAAGAAGGTGTTTATCCTTATGTGTGTACTTTTCCCGGACATGGTTTTATCATGTATGGAGCAATGTATGTGAGCAGTTCGAATACTATGCCACCGATAGAGAAAGATAAAAACGTTTCTCCAAGTCGGATGAAAGCAGATGCTTCACATGTACATCACTAA
- a CDS encoding plastocyanin/azurin family copper-binding protein — protein MSQNILYKIRHISRLSIIMLLLLVLHVLPSTGYQKDKVVEIELNVLPGLQFNLPRFHVKPGQQVKIIFTNTDDMDHNLLIINPGTREKIVQKAMEMGVNGLKNNYVPNDTDILWSTPILHDGQTKTLTFKAPEKEGIYPYVCTLPGHGFIMYGAMYVNSSGIMPPLENDVNVSPSRMHAESPHVHHKPQHPYELRPPYLYRLYIEGSSPAAIAVHLPGKLSYCWDAGECRLRFAWAGDFVDNTKLWKGHKDAQAAILGDIFYTENKNPVIRIGRNAQQKSQFKGYKIVEGGYPEFHYTINGTDVFELIKELKEGNGIMRSFRVPALKDKLYLNYTSSKNTEYYFNGKKLSGELLELKPDAGAKFNVELRIIK, from the coding sequence ATGTCACAGAATATTTTGTATAAGATCAGGCACATAAGCAGGTTAAGTATAATCATGTTGTTGCTGCTTGTTCTACATGTATTGCCGTCCACGGGATATCAAAAAGATAAGGTTGTAGAAATTGAACTTAACGTTTTACCCGGCTTGCAATTCAATCTACCGAGATTCCATGTAAAACCAGGTCAGCAGGTTAAGATAATATTTACGAATACCGATGATATGGATCATAACCTCCTCATTATTAATCCCGGGACTAGGGAAAAAATAGTTCAAAAGGCAATGGAGATGGGAGTAAATGGACTAAAAAATAACTATGTGCCGAATGACACTGATATATTGTGGAGCACTCCTATACTTCATGATGGACAAACGAAAACTTTGACTTTTAAAGCCCCGGAAAAGGAAGGTATTTATCCTTATGTATGTACCTTGCCTGGACATGGCTTTATCATGTACGGAGCGATGTATGTAAATAGTTCGGGAATAATGCCGCCGTTAGAAAATGATGTAAATGTTTCTCCAAGCAGAATGCATGCAGAAAGCCCGCATGTTCATCACAAACCACAGCATCCTTATGAGCTGAGACCTCCATATTTATATAGATTATATATTGAAGGTTCGAGTCCAGCTGCAATTGCAGTTCATTTACCCGGAAAACTTTCATACTGTTGGGATGCGGGAGAATGCAGGTTAAGATTTGCGTGGGCAGGAGATTTTGTTGATAATACCAAATTATGGAAAGGCCATAAAGATGCACAAGCTGCAATATTAGGCGATATATTTTATACAGAAAATAAAAATCCGGTAATAAGAATAGGAAGGAATGCTCAACAAAAAAGTCAGTTTAAAGGATATAAAATAGTTGAGGGAGGTTATCCAGAATTTCATTATACCATAAATGGTACAGATGTTTTTGAACTTATTAAAGAGTTAAAAGAGGGAAATGGGATTATGCGATCCTTCCGGGTTCCGGCTTTAAAAGATAAATTATATCTAAACTATACTTCGTCAAAAAATACGGAATATTATTTCAATGGCAAAAAGCTTTCAGGAGAGCTTCTAGAGCTGAAGCCAGACGCAGGAGCAAAATTTAATGTAGAACTAAGAATCATCAAATGA
- a CDS encoding PQQ-dependent sugar dehydrogenase — translation MRNIILLIGVTCALMFCTGFDERVKQPYIIEDIQTPENLTAEVAALEFLPDGRLVAAFMRGEIMIYDPKKLEWKMFANGLHEPLGMLVVNKNEILVMQLPELTRVKDTDGDGIADLYETVYDGFGMTGNYHEFTYGPVKDKKGNLYIGLNSSSSGGGIANEIRGELNMDGKSKQGRAMFSVVPYRGWIMKLTPDGKVIPFASGFRSPNGLMLDDKDNLFVTDNQGDWVASSPLYHVREGQFYGHPAALVWDKNWKKGNPFEWSRDSLDNLRDKPAVIFPHDVIANSPTQPVMIREGMNMDHFKGQLIVGEMNTERLVRVMLDEVDGVVQGAVTLFIEGKGLRKGNNRLAIAPDGSLWVGQTDHGWLGDRGIQKITASSKIAFDVKNIKLAKQGFELDFTAPFSVSKKGDISSLVTVKKYKYHYHEKYGSPRINEENVAIKGVKTAAENSKMTLNIGKLEAGFVYEIKIDSMLSKGLQDTLTNKVIAYTVKKTKD, via the coding sequence ATGAGAAATATAATTTTACTGATAGGAGTAACGTGTGCATTGATGTTTTGTACTGGTTTCGACGAAAGAGTAAAGCAACCATATATTATAGAGGATATACAAACACCTGAAAACTTAACAGCAGAGGTAGCAGCTCTAGAGTTTTTGCCAGACGGTAGACTGGTTGCCGCTTTTATGAGGGGAGAAATAATGATCTATGACCCTAAGAAATTAGAATGGAAAATGTTTGCCAATGGACTTCATGAGCCACTTGGAATGTTAGTGGTTAATAAAAATGAGATTTTGGTAATGCAATTGCCAGAGCTAACCAGGGTAAAAGATACAGATGGCGATGGAATAGCCGACTTATATGAGACGGTTTATGATGGTTTCGGTATGACCGGAAATTATCATGAATTTACTTATGGACCTGTAAAAGACAAAAAAGGAAATCTATATATCGGTCTCAACTCTTCGTCTTCTGGAGGTGGGATTGCGAACGAAATTAGGGGTGAATTAAATATGGATGGCAAATCAAAACAAGGCCGAGCCATGTTTTCGGTAGTTCCTTACAGAGGGTGGATTATGAAGCTGACTCCAGATGGAAAAGTAATTCCGTTTGCCTCAGGTTTCCGTTCTCCTAATGGCTTGATGTTAGATGATAAAGATAATCTGTTTGTAACCGATAATCAGGGAGATTGGGTGGCTTCCAGTCCGCTTTACCACGTAAGAGAAGGGCAGTTTTATGGTCATCCGGCAGCTTTGGTTTGGGATAAGAATTGGAAAAAGGGAAATCCGTTTGAGTGGAGTAGAGATTCATTAGATAATTTAAGAGATAAACCTGCTGTTATCTTCCCTCATGATGTTATCGCTAATTCGCCGACTCAACCTGTCATGATAAGAGAAGGGATGAATATGGATCATTTTAAAGGTCAGCTCATTGTTGGCGAAATGAATACTGAACGTCTGGTACGTGTAATGCTGGACGAAGTAGATGGAGTTGTACAGGGAGCGGTAACATTGTTTATAGAAGGAAAAGGTTTAAGAAAAGGCAATAATAGATTAGCAATTGCTCCCGATGGTAGTTTATGGGTTGGCCAGACAGACCATGGGTGGCTGGGAGACAGGGGAATACAGAAAATTACAGCAAGCAGTAAAATTGCGTTTGATGTAAAAAATATCAAATTGGCAAAACAAGGATTCGAGTTAGATTTTACCGCACCTTTTTCTGTATCAAAGAAAGGTGATATTTCTTCGCTTGTAACGGTTAAAAAATACAAATATCATTATCATGAGAAGTACGGGTCGCCAAGAATCAATGAAGAAAATGTAGCAATAAAAGGTGTTAAAACGGCCGCTGAAAATTCTAAAATGACTTTAAACATTGGAAAATTAGAAGCAGGTTTTGTTTATGAAATTAAGATTGATTCTATGCTTAGTAAAGGGCTACAAGATACTTTAACGAATAAAGTAATTGCTTATACGGTTAAGAAAACTAAAGATTAA
- a CDS encoding DUF4886 domain-containing protein produces the protein MKHYKSYILSLLCFTIGILCIIYTVKAEDEKGKELRLLVIGNSFSRNATLYLPQLAAEGGHKLVMQKAEISGSPLKMHWDAVEIAEVNPDDPKGKPYNGKSLKMLLMNGGWDIITMQQASTHSAYPESYYPYINNLYNFIKKFQPAAEIVIHQTWSYREDASYFSRISEEERANSAQEMWEKSRMAYHKVAKEFNLRIIPTGDAFWQVSSDSKWKFIPDANFNFKNAVYPELPKEKNSLNVGYSWTKNKKLKLDANHANQAGCYLGALIWYSFLFRESPFNLKFVPENVSQDFAEHLRETASKTVLNKN, from the coding sequence ATGAAACATTACAAAAGTTATATACTCAGCCTTCTTTGTTTTACTATCGGGATTCTATGTATAATATATACCGTAAAAGCCGAAGACGAAAAGGGAAAGGAATTGCGGTTGTTAGTAATAGGGAATAGTTTTTCCAGAAATGCTACCTTATATCTTCCTCAATTGGCTGCTGAAGGTGGCCATAAATTAGTTATGCAAAAAGCAGAAATTAGCGGTAGTCCGTTGAAAATGCATTGGGATGCGGTTGAGATAGCAGAAGTAAATCCAGATGACCCCAAAGGAAAGCCCTATAACGGGAAATCATTGAAAATGCTTTTAATGAATGGCGGATGGGATATTATAACCATGCAACAAGCCTCTACGCATTCTGCATATCCAGAAAGCTACTATCCTTATATTAATAATTTGTATAATTTTATTAAAAAATTCCAGCCAGCTGCAGAAATTGTAATACATCAGACATGGTCTTATAGAGAAGATGCCTCATATTTTAGTAGAATATCTGAAGAAGAGCGAGCAAACAGTGCTCAAGAAATGTGGGAAAAATCCAGAATGGCTTATCATAAAGTTGCAAAAGAATTTAATCTGAGAATAATTCCAACCGGAGATGCGTTCTGGCAGGTAAGTTCAGATTCGAAGTGGAAATTTATTCCGGATGCCAATTTTAATTTTAAGAATGCGGTATATCCGGAATTGCCAAAAGAAAAGAATTCTTTAAATGTTGGATATTCATGGACTAAGAACAAAAAACTTAAGTTAGACGCTAATCACGCAAATCAAGCGGGTTGCTATTTAGGTGCGCTCATTTGGTATAGCTTTTTGTTCAGAGAATCACCTTTTAACTTAAAGTTTGTCCCTGAAAATGTCTCCCAGGATTTTGCGGAACACTTAAGAGAAACTGCATCTAAGACAGTATTAAATAAAAATTAA